CTCATAGTAAAATATGAGGCTTTTTGATTTATCATTTAAAACATTATAAAATCAATAAAAAAAAGAAGACCAACACTTTAAAATTATGCCAGCCTTCTTTTACACTAATCCAAATATCTTTTTATTGATAAACTCTTACGTAATCTATTTCCATTTTTGCTTCAGAGAATCCAGCATCTATTGCTCCACCTAAAGTTCCACCCATGGCTACATTTAAAATCAAAAAGAAATTCTCATTAAATGGTAAAACTGATGAATTACTCAATTCATAATACTTCACATTATCTAAATACACGCGAATAGATGTATCTGTCCATTCTAAAGTATATAAATGAAATTCTGATGTTGCATTTGTAATTGAGGTAGTTTGACTAAAATCTGCTTTTGTATTGCTTGCTGTATCTTGCCAATGACAAGTTGCTAGAACTGTATTTTTATCAGCTCCTGTTTGCTCCATAATATCAATCTCTCCAGAAAAAGGCCAACCTACTGTAGAAAAATTAGAACCTAACATCCAAATCGCTGGCCAAGTTCCAGCTCCTTCAGGTAATTTAGCTCTAACCTCTACTCTACCATATTTAAAATCGTATAGACCTTCTGTTTTTAATCTAGCTGAAGTATAAGCACTTCCTGAAAAATTTTCTCGCTTTGCAGTTATCACAAGATTTCCGTTTTCTACAACTGCATTATCCGCTCTTTCTGTATAATATTGTGATTCGTTATTTCCCCAACCATTAACACCTGTACCGATGTCATAAGTCCATTTTGTTGAGTCTGGTGTTCCATTAGTTTCAAAATTATCTTCCCAAACCAATGTATTGAAAACAAACGGTGAAGTTGTTTGAGGATCTTGGGTTGTAATTAAAAACCACCAATCAAATTCATTATTTGCATCTGTAATCCTTAAAACTAATTCATTTGGAATTTGACGATCGAATATTTCATAATTGTGGTTTCCTATGTAATATCCTATAAATCCAATTCCAGATAAAGAAAGCGTTTCTACTCCTCCAGGAGCTATTAAACTCCATGTTCCAGAATAGTCTGCTAATATATAATTTAATACATCTGCATTATCTATAGTTCCACCAGAACCACCAGAGCTAGATAATTCATCTATCAAACCATTTCTACCAAAAACAGTTCCGTTTGTTTGATGCTGAAAACTTCCATCTGAATTAAATACAAAACGATCATCATACATTCCAACACCCTCTTTTTCATTTGCAGATGCTTGATACCATTCTCCGAATATCGAACCTCCAACAGGTCCTAAACCAAAATGTCCTCCAACCTCTCCTTTAATTCGCCATGTTTTTGAAGAAATAGCATTTGGATTTGCTGGATCAAATCCATATAATTTATTTTTTAAATCATCTGGCGCTTCATATAAAGCCAATACATCAACTTGAATTGTTTTAGTTGAAGAAACTCCTCCTGTACCAATCGCAACTGCTGTTACTGTGTATGTATTTATTCCTAATTCACTAAACGTATATGTAAATTTTCCACTTGGCGCACTTGATTCCACTCCATTAAATACAAATTTGTAAGATAATGCATTGTCTGCCGTAACTGTAAAATTAACAACTCCTGTTCCATCTCCATTCGGATTTGTAGCATCTTGACCAATTACTTCTGCATTTACAATTACATTGCTTGGAGCAACTACATCTCCAAATTCATAGTTCTTTTCTTCACAACTATTCAATAATAAAAATGTGAAGATCATCATAACCACTTGAGGTATATATTTCTGTATTTTCATTACTATCCTTGGTTTAATTCGTTAATGTTAATTCGTCATAATAATACACACTATCATCTCCATTTACTCCGAAATCAAAGAAGATAACTACTCGAACATAATCACCTGCAGGTGCACCACTAAAATCATAAATCAATTCTTCCCATGAATTGGAAACTGTAGTGTTTAAATCAACTTCATGAGTAATACTGGCGTCTTGATTCTCTAATTTTAACTTCACTACTGCTCCTTGTTTTGGTGACCATGTTTTTACACTAATCTTTGAATACGTTGTGAAATCTAATGCAGTATCTGTCTCAAAAAAGGCACCTGCCCAAACTTCTGAACCACTGGTCTTAGTTAACTTTGCTACATTAGATGTAGTATTTACACCACTCATATCTGGATTGGTAATCACTTCAACTCCGGCAATATTTCCGAAGGAGGTAAAAGTTGGGGCTGTAACTTCAAAATCTTGGAATACTAAAGGAGAAACTTCTGAGTCGTTCACTAAAATAATATCATCATAATAATATTCACTACCTTCTCCATTTACTCCAAAGTCAAAGAAAATTACTATGCGAACATAATCTGCTGTTGGAGCTCCACTGAAATCATAAATCAATTCTTCCCATGCATTAGCAACTGTAGTATTTACATCAACTTCATGAGTAACACTGGCATCTTGATTCTCTAATTTTAACTTCACTAATGCTCCTTGTTTAGGCGACCAGGTTTTTACACTAATTTTTGAAAAAGTAGCTAAATCTAATGGTGTAGAGATTTCAAAGAATCCTCCTGCCCAAACTTCTGATCCGCTACCTTTTGTTAATCTAGCAACATTAGCCGTAGTGTTCACTCCACTCATATCTGGATTGGATACAACCTCTACTCCTGCTCCTCCAAAACTTGTAAATATTGGTGCTGTACCTTCAAACCCTTCTACAGTTTGACTTGTTGTATCTGTTGGACTTTTCCAGAAATAAACATTATCGATAAATACAATACCTGCTCCGCTTGGATCACTTGATATAATGTATTGATTGATATCTGAGAATGAATCCATTCCGGCTGCTGCAAAATCTGATAAAGGAATATCTAAAGAAACCCATTCTCCTTGAGTTGGTGTAAATGACAATTCTGCTTCGGTATCACCTGCTCCTCCAAAGCCATCTCCTTTAAAATCAACTAATTTTAAACGGAAAGCTGTAATGTTTGGAGTCCAAACATCTAAGTGGATAAACTCCATGCCTGAAGCGTCTACTGGTGAGCTTACTGTTTCTATTCCGTTGAAATTTAATCCTGTATATTTCTTTGTCGCATTACCTACAATCATAACATCTTCAAAACTTGCAGCACTCCAAACTGTATTCCATGTATCAACACTAACATCAGTATAAGCATCACTGAATAATGAAATCACATCTGATTCTACTCTATTTATTGGTGTAGCAGCTGCTATAGTTGGTGCTAAAATTTCTGTAACTGTAAAAGTTGCTGTATACTCTGTAGTTGCAATTGCTGCTCCTTTAGCAACAACTCGAATATCGTAATCTCCTAGAGCCTGATAAACATAACTTAATGACTCTCCAATGTTAGCTGTCGCTACTGGCTGACTTACTCCTGATTCTCCTGAGTAAAACTCATACATAGTCGCATAATCGGCTGTAGTTGTAACATCAACTTGCTTTGAAATGTTTGTACTATTTTCTATAGTAACCATTAAATTCTCTGGTGCTTTAAAAGAAACGACTAATTCTTGTATTGCTTCTGATTTTTTCCCACTGATATTAAAAGCTTCTATTTTTACCATGTAAGTTCCCTCACCATAAGTACGATCTACACTTTGACCTACTGCTACATCAGCAAAATCATTAGTACCATCTCCAAAATAAACTTTAAAACTGTTTGCTCCGTCTGCTGTTGGTGTAATAGTAACCAAACCTGAATTATCTTGTGATAATGAATACGTCGCTGCAACATTAGTAGGAGCAACTAAATTATCTGCAAAAGAAAGATCACGATCTTCTTCTATACAACCTACTAAAACTAATAATCCTAATATGATATAATGTATTTTCTTCATAATCTTACTTGTATTTATTGTTCTGAACATGTAGAAGTTGCATATCCTTTATTTTGACACCAATTGTTTCCTGCTAATTCTATTTCGATTCTAGGTATAGGAAATAGTTCATTTTTACCAGCCATAAATCCAGGTATTGATGAAGTTTGACCTGTACGAACTTGATCAAAGAATCGATGTCCTTCTCCTGCTAATTCTAATCGTCGTTCTAATAAAATATTATCTAGAGTTGCAGTAACTCTATCTGTTGTAGTTCCGAAAGCTCTATCTCTCACTTGATCTAAGTATCCTTGTGCTACTCCAGAGTTTCCTGATTGCACATGAGCTTCAGCAGCCATTAACAATACATCTGCATAACGAATAGCTCTGTAATTATTACTATGCGTTAATCGAGTATCTAAAGCATTTCCTTCAGCAAAAGGAATGTATTTGAAATTAAAATATCCGTTATGATCATGTCCTTGAGTAAAGGTTACATCTGGTCTTGTTGCCACAAAATCGTTAATATCAAAAAACGTTGCACTTTTTCTAGTATCTCCTGTTTGATAAGCATTTACTATATCTAAACTCGGAATATTAAAACTAAAACCATCTGCATAAGGAGCATAATTTCCTGTTCTAAATCTAGGCCCCATAAAACCAACAGCTATATTTCCTTCGACACATTGGAAACAATCGAAGCTTGCACCTTCTTGTCCGAAGTACTGTACTTCAAAAACAGATTCTGAATTATTTTCATTCTGATTCGAAAAAATCATTGAAAAGTTAGATACTAAACTATACTGACCAGAATTAATTACCTGATCTAAAGCTTGTGTTGCCTGTGTATATTTTTGTTGATACAAAAACACTTTACCCAACAGAGCTAAAGCTGCCCCTCTTGTAGCTCTACCAGGTTGTGTTTGTTGCCACGGTAAAACATTGGCAACTTCTTGTAAATCCTTTTCTAACTGCGCGTAAATTTCAGTTACACTAGATTTACCTATACTTTGTGATTCTTCTATACTTATTCTTTTATCTAAATACATTGGAACATCTCCAAAGAATTTCACCAATTCAAAATAGTAATATGCTCTTAGAAATTTAGTTTCTGCTATTACTTGATCTTTTCTATCGAAAGGTGTTTTATCTTTAAACTCCATAATGTAGTTAGCTCTACTAATTCCAGCATACATCCATTGAAATATATTTCTTAATGCTCCATTATCTGGATTATGCGTCATGTCATCTATCTGTTGCCAATCTAAAACATCAGTAGGATTTTCACCTCCACATAAGCTATTATCAGAAGCAATCTCTCCCAAAATTTGATTTAAATATGTAGTTGATAATAAATCATAAACTCCAATTAATGCATTTTCATAATCTTCTGCAGTATTAAAAAAATTCTCTGTATTTTCTTGTCCTTCAGGTAAAACTTCTAAATAATCATCACAACTTAAAGTAGTAAGAAAGATTATTATCGCTATTATTTTTATATTGTTTTTCATCTTCTACCGATTTAAAATGATACTTTAATTCCTGTAATAAACATTCTTGGCTGTGGATATTGACCTAAATCTACTCCAGCTCCAATCGCACTTGCATTAGAAATATCTGGATCGTAACCTCTGTATTTTGTAAAAGTGTATAGATTATTTACTGAAAAATAAAGTCTTATAAAATCTATTCCTTTGATTTGTTCTGAATTTAATGTGTACCCCAATTGTACATTTTGAATTCTCAAGAATGAACCATCTTCAACATAAAAAGAAGAAAACAACTGATTATTTGCAGCATTTGTTGAAGCTCTTGGAATTTCGTTGGAAGTACCAGGACCTGTCCATCTTCCATTGTACAATGATAATTTGTTACTATATGTTAAAAAACGTTCGTAACTTCTTACGATTTCGTTTCCTAATGAAGCATAAAAAGAAGCTCCAAAATCGAAATTATAAAACTTGAAGTTGAATCCGCCACCCATGGTAAAATCTGGAATAGGATCACCTAATACAGTTAAATCATTTTCGCTACCGAACTCTATATATCCGTTTCCATCTACATCTACATATTTTAAATCTCCAGGAGCTGCACCAGGTTGATACTCATCTAAACTTCCGTCTCCATCTCTATCAACTGCTAAAGCATCAATCTCTGCCTGTGTTTGAAAAACACCATCAGTTTTTAATCCGTAAAAAACACCAATTGGTAAACCGTTTTGCATTCTAGAAGGCTGCTGATTCAAGCCAAATAAACCTCCAGGTATAAAACCTGCTGCATTATTTACATCAATAACTTTATTATTGATTGTAGTTAAATTATAGTTTAAAGCCAAAGAAATATCATCTGAAAAATAATGCGTGTAGTCGATATCAAACTCTACTCCTTTATTTTCTACTATACCTGCGTTTACTACAGGAGCACCGCTTCCTGGTGCAGCTCCTCCTATGAGCCCAGAAATTTCTGGAACCACAAGTAAATCTTCTGTTCGTTTTTTATAATAATCGAACGTGATATTTAAATTGTTATCATAAAAACCTAAATCGAAACCTATATTTGTTTGAATAGTTGTTTCCCATTGTAAATTTTCATTCGATAAAACTCCTATTGCATTTCCAAAAGACAACACATCTCCAAAAGGATAGGTCGCATCTCCATTTACACCTTGTAAAAAACCTAACCATCTGTAAGCTCCAATTTTATCGTTTCCGACAATACCCCAACTTCCTCTTAGTTTAAGATTAGAAATACTTGTATCACTTAAAAAATCTTCGTTATGAACTACCCAACCTGCAGAGAAAGAAGGTAAGTATGCAACCCTATTGTTAGGCCCGAATCTTGTGGAAGCATCTCGACGTAAGATTGCAGAAAATAAGTATCTTTCATTAAAATCGTATTGTAATCTTCCGAAGATAGAGGTATAACGATCTTCAATTGAAAAAGAATCTGAATT
This genomic stretch from Tenacibaculum jejuense harbors:
- a CDS encoding PKD domain protein, whose protein sequence is MKKIHYIILGLLVLVGCIEEDRDLSFADNLVAPTNVAATYSLSQDNSGLVTITPTADGANSFKVYFGDGTNDFADVAVGQSVDRTYGEGTYMVKIEAFNISGKKSEAIQELVVSFKAPENLMVTIENSTNISKQVDVTTTADYATMYEFYSGESGVSQPVATANIGESLSYVYQALGDYDIRVVAKGAAIATTEYTATFTVTEILAPTIAAATPINRVESDVISLFSDAYTDVSVDTWNTVWSAASFEDVMIVGNATKKYTGLNFNGIETVSSPVDASGMEFIHLDVWTPNITAFRLKLVDFKGDGFGGAGDTEAELSFTPTQGEWVSLDIPLSDFAAAGMDSFSDINQYIISSDPSGAGIVFIDNVYFWKSPTDTTSQTVEGFEGTAPIFTSFGGAGVEVVSNPDMSGVNTTANVARLTKGSGSEVWAGGFFEISTPLDLATFSKISVKTWSPKQGALVKLKLENQDASVTHEVDVNTTVANAWEELIYDFSGAPTADYVRIVIFFDFGVNGEGSEYYYDDIILVNDSEVSPLVFQDFEVTAPTFTSFGNIAGVEVITNPDMSGVNTTSNVAKLTKTSGSEVWAGAFFETDTALDFTTYSKISVKTWSPKQGAVVKLKLENQDASITHEVDLNTTVSNSWEELIYDFSGAPAGDYVRVVIFFDFGVNGDDSVYYYDELTLTN
- a CDS encoding glycoside hydrolase family 16 protein — protein: MKIQKYIPQVVMMIFTFLLLNSCEEKNYEFGDVVAPSNVIVNAEVIGQDATNPNGDGTGVVNFTVTADNALSYKFVFNGVESSAPSGKFTYTFSELGINTYTVTAVAIGTGGVSSTKTIQVDVLALYEAPDDLKNKLYGFDPANPNAISSKTWRIKGEVGGHFGLGPVGGSIFGEWYQASANEKEGVGMYDDRFVFNSDGSFQHQTNGTVFGRNGLIDELSSSGGSGGTIDNADVLNYILADYSGTWSLIAPGGVETLSLSGIGFIGYYIGNHNYEIFDRQIPNELVLRITDANNEFDWWFLITTQDPQTTSPFVFNTLVWEDNFETNGTPDSTKWTYDIGTGVNGWGNNESQYYTERADNAVVENGNLVITAKRENFSGSAYTSARLKTEGLYDFKYGRVEVRAKLPEGAGTWPAIWMLGSNFSTVGWPFSGEIDIMEQTGADKNTVLATCHWQDTASNTKADFSQTTSITNATSEFHLYTLEWTDTSIRVYLDNVKYYELSNSSVLPFNENFFLILNVAMGGTLGGAIDAGFSEAKMEIDYVRVYQ
- a CDS encoding RagB/SusD family nutrient uptake outer membrane protein produces the protein MKNNIKIIAIIIFLTTLSCDDYLEVLPEGQENTENFFNTAEDYENALIGVYDLLSTTYLNQILGEIASDNSLCGGENPTDVLDWQQIDDMTHNPDNGALRNIFQWMYAGISRANYIMEFKDKTPFDRKDQVIAETKFLRAYYYFELVKFFGDVPMYLDKRISIEESQSIGKSSVTEIYAQLEKDLQEVANVLPWQQTQPGRATRGAALALLGKVFLYQQKYTQATQALDQVINSGQYSLVSNFSMIFSNQNENNSESVFEVQYFGQEGASFDCFQCVEGNIAVGFMGPRFRTGNYAPYADGFSFNIPSLDIVNAYQTGDTRKSATFFDINDFVATRPDVTFTQGHDHNGYFNFKYIPFAEGNALDTRLTHSNNYRAIRYADVLLMAAEAHVQSGNSGVAQGYLDQVRDRAFGTTTDRVTATLDNILLERRLELAGEGHRFFDQVRTGQTSSIPGFMAGKNELFPIPRIEIELAGNNWCQNKGYATSTCSEQ